In Hevea brasiliensis isolate MT/VB/25A 57/8 chromosome 13, ASM3005281v1, whole genome shotgun sequence, a single genomic region encodes these proteins:
- the LOC110647573 gene encoding zinc finger CCCH domain-containing protein 55 isoform X1 translates to MDTYEATNVLLSKIKNIDPANASKIMGYILIQDFTDNDLLSLALGSETLLQNVIIKAKTHLGLFTNALSTYSERSSPSLFNPVSKPKNNHDTSLQSSAKANPFLGFAKNPFPHSWPASGLTNNSTAASIGPKSSPFLSYDNIRAGSAVVPQFSNNCVNGSGGDASSNSSDLLNEYQIDEYFPFLDELSPKNDESVDPRIQLGGFNVNNVESHLHRRRFSESDACIGIEDVSFGIGNRPCMYFARGFCKNGDNCKFIHGGFDGDNISEVSGSGVIGGSVREIDGLYLQQHEDLMRIKSAQQQQRLAYNKYMNFLLQQESEPQRMRAASAMMGDEFHKFGLFHSERNDLLVMAMEEKANSASRQIYLTFPADSAFKDEDVSNYFSTFGPVQDVRIPYQQKRMFGFVTFVHPETVKLILSRGNPHFICDSRVLVKPYKEKGKIANNRRQQHLQQHLMDKGDFSPFSSPSGLDPRELYDLHIGARMLYNSQGMMLRRKLEQQAELQQTIELQGRRLINLHLPDLRGDYVHHHRRSLSAGTPISVPPHTSVDINQNLTSEVENQDILEDRLINGSCLISAWYLEPVLDREALLLLNSHSVVAGKCDSSAATIASTFAVAEQNLQQQVNTTCIQSKDTVNGEEEKIYPEGCDANECCGTVIEHGIPDSPFAPTKSLGNQGRFSPPLAELKESTKFSGTLSSEISASMPMNSTSDVASH, encoded by the exons ATGGATACTTATGAAGCAACAAACGTACTCTTGTCAAAGATCAAGAATATTGACCCTGCAAACGCCTCCAAAATCATGGGTTACATCCTCATACAAGACTTTACTGACAATGATTTGTTATCTTTAGCTCTTGGCTCCGAAACCCTTTTGCAAAACGTTATTATCAAAGCCAAAACCCACTTAGGACTTTTCACGAACGCCTTATCCACATATTCTGAGCGATCCTCTCCTTCGCTGTTCAATCCTGTATCAAAACCTAAGAACAATCATGACACTTCCTTACAATCTTCTGCTAAAGCTAATCCTTTTTTGGGTTTTGCAAAAAACCCATTTCCACATTCATGGCCTGCTTCTGGCTTGACAAACAACAGTACCGCTGCATCTATTGGCCCAAAGTCAAGCCCTTTTCTGTCTTACGATAATATACGTGCTGGTTCTGCTGTGGTGCCTCAATTTTCTAACAATTGTGTTAATGGCAGTGGTGGTGACGCGAGCAGTAACAGTTCTGATTTACTTAACGAGTATCAAATAGATGAATATTTTCCTTTTCTTGACGAGCTCTCTCCAAAAAATGATGAATCAGTGGACCCAAGGATACAATTGGGTGGTTTTAATGTGAATAATGTGGAAAGCCATTTGCATAGGAGGAGATTCTCTGAAAGTGATGCGTGTATTGGTATTGAAGATGTGAGTTTTGGAATTGGCAATAGACCATGTATGTACTTTGCTAGAGGATTCTGCAAGAATGGGGACAATTGCAAGTTTATTCATGGTGGTTTTGATGGTGATAATATTTCTGAGGTTAGTGGCAGTGGTGTCATTGGTGGTTCAGTGAGAGAAATAGATGGTCTTTATCTTCAACAACATGAAGACTTGATGAGAATCAAGTCTGCACAACAGCAGCAAAGATTGGCTTACAACAAGTACATGAATTTTCTGTTGCAGCAAGAGAGTGAGCCCCAAAG AATGAGGGCAGCATCAGCGATGATGGGTGATGAATTTCACAAGTTTGGCCTGTTCCATTCTGAAAGGAATGACCTTTTGGTAATGGCAATGGAAGAAAAGGCAAACTCAGCTTCTAGGCAGATATACTTGACATTCCCAGCTGACAGCGCTTTCAAAGATGAAGATGTGTCAAATTATTTTAG CACTTTTGGACCAGTTCAAGATGTCAGGATTCCATATCAGCAGAAGCGAATGTTTGGATTTGTTACATTTGTCCACCCAGAGACTGTGAAGCTTATATTATCTAGGGGGAACCCTCATTTTATTTGTGATTCACGTGTGCTTGTTAAGCCATAcaaggaaaaagggaaaattgcaaacaa CAGGAGGCAACAGCATCTACAGCAACATCTAATGGATAAGGGGGATTTTTCACCCTTTTCTAGCCCTTCTGGGCTTGACCCTAGAGAGCTATATGATCTTCACATTG GAGCAAGAATGCTCTACAATTCACAGGGGATGATGCTGAGAAGAAAGCTGGAGCAGCAGGCTGAGCTTCAACAAACAATTGAACTCCAGGGGAGAAGGTTGATTAATCTGCATCTCCCAGACTTGAGGGGAGATTATGTTCATCATCACCGGCGAAGTCTGTCTGCTGGGACACCAATTTCCGTGCCCCCTCATACTTCTGTTGATATCAATCAAAATCTTACTTCTGAAGTCGAGAATCAAGATATCTTAGAAGATCGGCTAATCAATGGTAGTTGTTTAATATCAGCATGGTATTTAGAGCCTGTCTTGGATAGAGAAGCTTTGCTTCTGCTTAATTCCCATTCTGTTGTGGCAGGCAAATGTGATAGCTCAGCCGCCACCATTGCCTCTACTTTTGCTGTTGCTGAACAGAACCTTCAGCAACAAGTAAATACAACTTGCATTCAGAGCAAAGACACTGTCAATGGTGAGGAGGAGAAAATCTATCCTGAAGGATGTGATGCGAATGAATG CTGTGGGACTGTTATAGAGCATGGTATTCCTGATAGCCCCTTTGCTCCTACAAAGTCACTAGGGAATCAAGGTCGATTCTCCCCTCCTTTGGCAGAACTTAAAGAAAGCACCAAGTTCTCTGGCACTTTGTCTTCTGAAATTAGTGCATCAATGCCCATGAATTCTACAAGTGATGTGGCTTCTCATTGA
- the LOC110647573 gene encoding zinc finger CCCH domain-containing protein 55 isoform X4: protein MDTYEATNVLLSKIKNIDPANASKIMGYILIQDFTDNDLLSLALGSETLLQNVIIKAKTHLGLFTNALSTYSERSSPSLFNPVSKPKNNHDTSLQSSAKANPFLGFAKNPFPHSWPASGLTNNSTAASIGPKSSPFLSYDNIRAGSAVVPQFSNNCVNGSGGDASSNSSDLLNEYQIDEYFPFLDELSPKNDESVDPRIQLGGFNVNNVESHLHRRRFSESDACIGIEDVSFGIGNRPCMYFARGFCKNGDNCKFIHGGFDGDNISEVSGSGVIGGSVREIDGLYLQQHEDLMRIKSAQQQQRLAYNKYMNFLLQQESEPQRMRAASAMMGDEFHKFGLFHSERNDLLVMAMEEKANSASRQIYLTFPADSAFKDEDVSNYFSTFGPVQDVRIPYQQKRMFGFVTFVHPETVKLILSRGNPHFICDSRVLVKPYKEKGKIANKRQQHLQQHLMDKGDFSPFSSPSGLDPRELYDLHIGARMLYNSQGMMLRRKLEQQAELQQTIELQGRRLINLHLPDLRGDYVHHHRRSLSAGTPISVPPHTSVDINQNLTSEVENQDILEDRLINGKCDSSAATIASTFAVAEQNLQQQVNTTCIQSKDTVNGEEEKIYPEGCDANECCGTVIEHGIPDSPFAPTKSLGNQGRFSPPLAELKESTKFSGTLSSEISASMPMNSTSDVASH from the exons ATGGATACTTATGAAGCAACAAACGTACTCTTGTCAAAGATCAAGAATATTGACCCTGCAAACGCCTCCAAAATCATGGGTTACATCCTCATACAAGACTTTACTGACAATGATTTGTTATCTTTAGCTCTTGGCTCCGAAACCCTTTTGCAAAACGTTATTATCAAAGCCAAAACCCACTTAGGACTTTTCACGAACGCCTTATCCACATATTCTGAGCGATCCTCTCCTTCGCTGTTCAATCCTGTATCAAAACCTAAGAACAATCATGACACTTCCTTACAATCTTCTGCTAAAGCTAATCCTTTTTTGGGTTTTGCAAAAAACCCATTTCCACATTCATGGCCTGCTTCTGGCTTGACAAACAACAGTACCGCTGCATCTATTGGCCCAAAGTCAAGCCCTTTTCTGTCTTACGATAATATACGTGCTGGTTCTGCTGTGGTGCCTCAATTTTCTAACAATTGTGTTAATGGCAGTGGTGGTGACGCGAGCAGTAACAGTTCTGATTTACTTAACGAGTATCAAATAGATGAATATTTTCCTTTTCTTGACGAGCTCTCTCCAAAAAATGATGAATCAGTGGACCCAAGGATACAATTGGGTGGTTTTAATGTGAATAATGTGGAAAGCCATTTGCATAGGAGGAGATTCTCTGAAAGTGATGCGTGTATTGGTATTGAAGATGTGAGTTTTGGAATTGGCAATAGACCATGTATGTACTTTGCTAGAGGATTCTGCAAGAATGGGGACAATTGCAAGTTTATTCATGGTGGTTTTGATGGTGATAATATTTCTGAGGTTAGTGGCAGTGGTGTCATTGGTGGTTCAGTGAGAGAAATAGATGGTCTTTATCTTCAACAACATGAAGACTTGATGAGAATCAAGTCTGCACAACAGCAGCAAAGATTGGCTTACAACAAGTACATGAATTTTCTGTTGCAGCAAGAGAGTGAGCCCCAAAG AATGAGGGCAGCATCAGCGATGATGGGTGATGAATTTCACAAGTTTGGCCTGTTCCATTCTGAAAGGAATGACCTTTTGGTAATGGCAATGGAAGAAAAGGCAAACTCAGCTTCTAGGCAGATATACTTGACATTCCCAGCTGACAGCGCTTTCAAAGATGAAGATGTGTCAAATTATTTTAG CACTTTTGGACCAGTTCAAGATGTCAGGATTCCATATCAGCAGAAGCGAATGTTTGGATTTGTTACATTTGTCCACCCAGAGACTGTGAAGCTTATATTATCTAGGGGGAACCCTCATTTTATTTGTGATTCACGTGTGCTTGTTAAGCCATAcaaggaaaaagggaaaattgcaaacaa GAGGCAACAGCATCTACAGCAACATCTAATGGATAAGGGGGATTTTTCACCCTTTTCTAGCCCTTCTGGGCTTGACCCTAGAGAGCTATATGATCTTCACATTG GAGCAAGAATGCTCTACAATTCACAGGGGATGATGCTGAGAAGAAAGCTGGAGCAGCAGGCTGAGCTTCAACAAACAATTGAACTCCAGGGGAGAAGGTTGATTAATCTGCATCTCCCAGACTTGAGGGGAGATTATGTTCATCATCACCGGCGAAGTCTGTCTGCTGGGACACCAATTTCCGTGCCCCCTCATACTTCTGTTGATATCAATCAAAATCTTACTTCTGAAGTCGAGAATCAAGATATCTTAGAAGATCGGCTAATCAATG GCAAATGTGATAGCTCAGCCGCCACCATTGCCTCTACTTTTGCTGTTGCTGAACAGAACCTTCAGCAACAAGTAAATACAACTTGCATTCAGAGCAAAGACACTGTCAATGGTGAGGAGGAGAAAATCTATCCTGAAGGATGTGATGCGAATGAATG CTGTGGGACTGTTATAGAGCATGGTATTCCTGATAGCCCCTTTGCTCCTACAAAGTCACTAGGGAATCAAGGTCGATTCTCCCCTCCTTTGGCAGAACTTAAAGAAAGCACCAAGTTCTCTGGCACTTTGTCTTCTGAAATTAGTGCATCAATGCCCATGAATTCTACAAGTGATGTGGCTTCTCATTGA
- the LOC110647573 gene encoding zinc finger CCCH domain-containing protein 55 isoform X2, with amino-acid sequence MDTYEATNVLLSKIKNIDPANASKIMGYILIQDFTDNDLLSLALGSETLLQNVIIKAKTHLGLFTNALSTYSERSSPSLFNPVSKPKNNHDTSLQSSAKANPFLGFAKNPFPHSWPASGLTNNSTAASIGPKSSPFLSYDNIRAGSAVVPQFSNNCVNGSGGDASSNSSDLLNEYQIDEYFPFLDELSPKNDESVDPRIQLGGFNVNNVESHLHRRRFSESDACIGIEDVSFGIGNRPCMYFARGFCKNGDNCKFIHGGFDGDNISEVSGSGVIGGSVREIDGLYLQQHEDLMRIKSAQQQQRLAYNKYMNFLLQQESEPQRMRAASAMMGDEFHKFGLFHSERNDLLVMAMEEKANSASRQIYLTFPADSAFKDEDVSNYFSTFGPVQDVRIPYQQKRMFGFVTFVHPETVKLILSRGNPHFICDSRVLVKPYKEKGKIANKRQQHLQQHLMDKGDFSPFSSPSGLDPRELYDLHIGARMLYNSQGMMLRRKLEQQAELQQTIELQGRRLINLHLPDLRGDYVHHHRRSLSAGTPISVPPHTSVDINQNLTSEVENQDILEDRLINGSCLISAWYLEPVLDREALLLLNSHSVVAGKCDSSAATIASTFAVAEQNLQQQVNTTCIQSKDTVNGEEEKIYPEGCDANECCGTVIEHGIPDSPFAPTKSLGNQGRFSPPLAELKESTKFSGTLSSEISASMPMNSTSDVASH; translated from the exons ATGGATACTTATGAAGCAACAAACGTACTCTTGTCAAAGATCAAGAATATTGACCCTGCAAACGCCTCCAAAATCATGGGTTACATCCTCATACAAGACTTTACTGACAATGATTTGTTATCTTTAGCTCTTGGCTCCGAAACCCTTTTGCAAAACGTTATTATCAAAGCCAAAACCCACTTAGGACTTTTCACGAACGCCTTATCCACATATTCTGAGCGATCCTCTCCTTCGCTGTTCAATCCTGTATCAAAACCTAAGAACAATCATGACACTTCCTTACAATCTTCTGCTAAAGCTAATCCTTTTTTGGGTTTTGCAAAAAACCCATTTCCACATTCATGGCCTGCTTCTGGCTTGACAAACAACAGTACCGCTGCATCTATTGGCCCAAAGTCAAGCCCTTTTCTGTCTTACGATAATATACGTGCTGGTTCTGCTGTGGTGCCTCAATTTTCTAACAATTGTGTTAATGGCAGTGGTGGTGACGCGAGCAGTAACAGTTCTGATTTACTTAACGAGTATCAAATAGATGAATATTTTCCTTTTCTTGACGAGCTCTCTCCAAAAAATGATGAATCAGTGGACCCAAGGATACAATTGGGTGGTTTTAATGTGAATAATGTGGAAAGCCATTTGCATAGGAGGAGATTCTCTGAAAGTGATGCGTGTATTGGTATTGAAGATGTGAGTTTTGGAATTGGCAATAGACCATGTATGTACTTTGCTAGAGGATTCTGCAAGAATGGGGACAATTGCAAGTTTATTCATGGTGGTTTTGATGGTGATAATATTTCTGAGGTTAGTGGCAGTGGTGTCATTGGTGGTTCAGTGAGAGAAATAGATGGTCTTTATCTTCAACAACATGAAGACTTGATGAGAATCAAGTCTGCACAACAGCAGCAAAGATTGGCTTACAACAAGTACATGAATTTTCTGTTGCAGCAAGAGAGTGAGCCCCAAAG AATGAGGGCAGCATCAGCGATGATGGGTGATGAATTTCACAAGTTTGGCCTGTTCCATTCTGAAAGGAATGACCTTTTGGTAATGGCAATGGAAGAAAAGGCAAACTCAGCTTCTAGGCAGATATACTTGACATTCCCAGCTGACAGCGCTTTCAAAGATGAAGATGTGTCAAATTATTTTAG CACTTTTGGACCAGTTCAAGATGTCAGGATTCCATATCAGCAGAAGCGAATGTTTGGATTTGTTACATTTGTCCACCCAGAGACTGTGAAGCTTATATTATCTAGGGGGAACCCTCATTTTATTTGTGATTCACGTGTGCTTGTTAAGCCATAcaaggaaaaagggaaaattgcaaacaa GAGGCAACAGCATCTACAGCAACATCTAATGGATAAGGGGGATTTTTCACCCTTTTCTAGCCCTTCTGGGCTTGACCCTAGAGAGCTATATGATCTTCACATTG GAGCAAGAATGCTCTACAATTCACAGGGGATGATGCTGAGAAGAAAGCTGGAGCAGCAGGCTGAGCTTCAACAAACAATTGAACTCCAGGGGAGAAGGTTGATTAATCTGCATCTCCCAGACTTGAGGGGAGATTATGTTCATCATCACCGGCGAAGTCTGTCTGCTGGGACACCAATTTCCGTGCCCCCTCATACTTCTGTTGATATCAATCAAAATCTTACTTCTGAAGTCGAGAATCAAGATATCTTAGAAGATCGGCTAATCAATGGTAGTTGTTTAATATCAGCATGGTATTTAGAGCCTGTCTTGGATAGAGAAGCTTTGCTTCTGCTTAATTCCCATTCTGTTGTGGCAGGCAAATGTGATAGCTCAGCCGCCACCATTGCCTCTACTTTTGCTGTTGCTGAACAGAACCTTCAGCAACAAGTAAATACAACTTGCATTCAGAGCAAAGACACTGTCAATGGTGAGGAGGAGAAAATCTATCCTGAAGGATGTGATGCGAATGAATG CTGTGGGACTGTTATAGAGCATGGTATTCCTGATAGCCCCTTTGCTCCTACAAAGTCACTAGGGAATCAAGGTCGATTCTCCCCTCCTTTGGCAGAACTTAAAGAAAGCACCAAGTTCTCTGGCACTTTGTCTTCTGAAATTAGTGCATCAATGCCCATGAATTCTACAAGTGATGTGGCTTCTCATTGA
- the LOC110647573 gene encoding zinc finger CCCH domain-containing protein 55 isoform X3, with amino-acid sequence MDTYEATNVLLSKIKNIDPANASKIMGYILIQDFTDNDLLSLALGSETLLQNVIIKAKTHLGLFTNALSTYSERSSPSLFNPVSKPKNNHDTSLQSSAKANPFLGFAKNPFPHSWPASGLTNNSTAASIGPKSSPFLSYDNIRAGSAVVPQFSNNCVNGSGGDASSNSSDLLNEYQIDEYFPFLDELSPKNDESVDPRIQLGGFNVNNVESHLHRRRFSESDACIGIEDVSFGIGNRPCMYFARGFCKNGDNCKFIHGGFDGDNISEVSGSGVIGGSVREIDGLYLQQHEDLMRIKSAQQQQRLAYNKYMNFLLQQESEPQRMRAASAMMGDEFHKFGLFHSERNDLLVMAMEEKANSASRQIYLTFPADSAFKDEDVSNYFSTFGPVQDVRIPYQQKRMFGFVTFVHPETVKLILSRGNPHFICDSRVLVKPYKEKGKIANNRRQQHLQQHLMDKGDFSPFSSPSGLDPRELYDLHIGARMLYNSQGMMLRRKLEQQAELQQTIELQGRRLINLHLPDLRGDYVHHHRRSLSAGTPISVPPHTSVDINQNLTSEVENQDILEDRLINGKCDSSAATIASTFAVAEQNLQQQVNTTCIQSKDTVNGEEEKIYPEGCDANECCGTVIEHGIPDSPFAPTKSLGNQGRFSPPLAELKESTKFSGTLSSEISASMPMNSTSDVASH; translated from the exons ATGGATACTTATGAAGCAACAAACGTACTCTTGTCAAAGATCAAGAATATTGACCCTGCAAACGCCTCCAAAATCATGGGTTACATCCTCATACAAGACTTTACTGACAATGATTTGTTATCTTTAGCTCTTGGCTCCGAAACCCTTTTGCAAAACGTTATTATCAAAGCCAAAACCCACTTAGGACTTTTCACGAACGCCTTATCCACATATTCTGAGCGATCCTCTCCTTCGCTGTTCAATCCTGTATCAAAACCTAAGAACAATCATGACACTTCCTTACAATCTTCTGCTAAAGCTAATCCTTTTTTGGGTTTTGCAAAAAACCCATTTCCACATTCATGGCCTGCTTCTGGCTTGACAAACAACAGTACCGCTGCATCTATTGGCCCAAAGTCAAGCCCTTTTCTGTCTTACGATAATATACGTGCTGGTTCTGCTGTGGTGCCTCAATTTTCTAACAATTGTGTTAATGGCAGTGGTGGTGACGCGAGCAGTAACAGTTCTGATTTACTTAACGAGTATCAAATAGATGAATATTTTCCTTTTCTTGACGAGCTCTCTCCAAAAAATGATGAATCAGTGGACCCAAGGATACAATTGGGTGGTTTTAATGTGAATAATGTGGAAAGCCATTTGCATAGGAGGAGATTCTCTGAAAGTGATGCGTGTATTGGTATTGAAGATGTGAGTTTTGGAATTGGCAATAGACCATGTATGTACTTTGCTAGAGGATTCTGCAAGAATGGGGACAATTGCAAGTTTATTCATGGTGGTTTTGATGGTGATAATATTTCTGAGGTTAGTGGCAGTGGTGTCATTGGTGGTTCAGTGAGAGAAATAGATGGTCTTTATCTTCAACAACATGAAGACTTGATGAGAATCAAGTCTGCACAACAGCAGCAAAGATTGGCTTACAACAAGTACATGAATTTTCTGTTGCAGCAAGAGAGTGAGCCCCAAAG AATGAGGGCAGCATCAGCGATGATGGGTGATGAATTTCACAAGTTTGGCCTGTTCCATTCTGAAAGGAATGACCTTTTGGTAATGGCAATGGAAGAAAAGGCAAACTCAGCTTCTAGGCAGATATACTTGACATTCCCAGCTGACAGCGCTTTCAAAGATGAAGATGTGTCAAATTATTTTAG CACTTTTGGACCAGTTCAAGATGTCAGGATTCCATATCAGCAGAAGCGAATGTTTGGATTTGTTACATTTGTCCACCCAGAGACTGTGAAGCTTATATTATCTAGGGGGAACCCTCATTTTATTTGTGATTCACGTGTGCTTGTTAAGCCATAcaaggaaaaagggaaaattgcaaacaa CAGGAGGCAACAGCATCTACAGCAACATCTAATGGATAAGGGGGATTTTTCACCCTTTTCTAGCCCTTCTGGGCTTGACCCTAGAGAGCTATATGATCTTCACATTG GAGCAAGAATGCTCTACAATTCACAGGGGATGATGCTGAGAAGAAAGCTGGAGCAGCAGGCTGAGCTTCAACAAACAATTGAACTCCAGGGGAGAAGGTTGATTAATCTGCATCTCCCAGACTTGAGGGGAGATTATGTTCATCATCACCGGCGAAGTCTGTCTGCTGGGACACCAATTTCCGTGCCCCCTCATACTTCTGTTGATATCAATCAAAATCTTACTTCTGAAGTCGAGAATCAAGATATCTTAGAAGATCGGCTAATCAATG GCAAATGTGATAGCTCAGCCGCCACCATTGCCTCTACTTTTGCTGTTGCTGAACAGAACCTTCAGCAACAAGTAAATACAACTTGCATTCAGAGCAAAGACACTGTCAATGGTGAGGAGGAGAAAATCTATCCTGAAGGATGTGATGCGAATGAATG CTGTGGGACTGTTATAGAGCATGGTATTCCTGATAGCCCCTTTGCTCCTACAAAGTCACTAGGGAATCAAGGTCGATTCTCCCCTCCTTTGGCAGAACTTAAAGAAAGCACCAAGTTCTCTGGCACTTTGTCTTCTGAAATTAGTGCATCAATGCCCATGAATTCTACAAGTGATGTGGCTTCTCATTGA
- the LOC110647573 gene encoding zinc finger CCCH domain-containing protein 55 isoform X5 — translation MDTYEATNVLLSKIKNIDPANASKIMGYILIQDFTDNDLLSLALGSETLLQNVIIKAKTHLGLFTNALSTYSERSSPSLFNPVSKPKNNHDTSLQSSAKANPFLGFAKNPFPHSWPASGLTNNSTAASIGPKSSPFLSYDNIRAGSAVVPQFSNNCVNGSGGDASSNSSDLLNEYQIDEYFPFLDELSPKNDESVDPRIQLGGFNVNNVESHLHRRRFSESDACIGIEDVSFGIGNRPCMYFARGFCKNGDNCKFIHGGFDGDNISEVSGSGVIGGSVREIDGLYLQQHEDLMRIKSAQQQQRLAYNKYMNFLLQQESEPQRMRAASAMMGDEFHKFGLFHSERNDLLVMAMEEKANSASRQIYLTFPADSAFKDEDVSNYFSTFGPVQDVRIPYQQKRMFGFVTFVHPETVKLILSRGNPHFICDSRVLVKPYKEKGKIANNRRQQHLQQHLMDKGDFSPFSSPSGLDPRELYDLHIGARMLYNSQGMMLRRKLEQQAELQQTIELQGRRLINLHLPDLRGDYVHHHRRSLSAGTPISVPPHTSVDINQNLTSEVENQDILEDRLINGSCLISAWYLEPVLDREALLLLNSHSVVAGKCDSSAATIASTFAVAEQNLQQQVNTTCIQSKDTVNGEEEKIYPEGCDANE, via the exons ATGGATACTTATGAAGCAACAAACGTACTCTTGTCAAAGATCAAGAATATTGACCCTGCAAACGCCTCCAAAATCATGGGTTACATCCTCATACAAGACTTTACTGACAATGATTTGTTATCTTTAGCTCTTGGCTCCGAAACCCTTTTGCAAAACGTTATTATCAAAGCCAAAACCCACTTAGGACTTTTCACGAACGCCTTATCCACATATTCTGAGCGATCCTCTCCTTCGCTGTTCAATCCTGTATCAAAACCTAAGAACAATCATGACACTTCCTTACAATCTTCTGCTAAAGCTAATCCTTTTTTGGGTTTTGCAAAAAACCCATTTCCACATTCATGGCCTGCTTCTGGCTTGACAAACAACAGTACCGCTGCATCTATTGGCCCAAAGTCAAGCCCTTTTCTGTCTTACGATAATATACGTGCTGGTTCTGCTGTGGTGCCTCAATTTTCTAACAATTGTGTTAATGGCAGTGGTGGTGACGCGAGCAGTAACAGTTCTGATTTACTTAACGAGTATCAAATAGATGAATATTTTCCTTTTCTTGACGAGCTCTCTCCAAAAAATGATGAATCAGTGGACCCAAGGATACAATTGGGTGGTTTTAATGTGAATAATGTGGAAAGCCATTTGCATAGGAGGAGATTCTCTGAAAGTGATGCGTGTATTGGTATTGAAGATGTGAGTTTTGGAATTGGCAATAGACCATGTATGTACTTTGCTAGAGGATTCTGCAAGAATGGGGACAATTGCAAGTTTATTCATGGTGGTTTTGATGGTGATAATATTTCTGAGGTTAGTGGCAGTGGTGTCATTGGTGGTTCAGTGAGAGAAATAGATGGTCTTTATCTTCAACAACATGAAGACTTGATGAGAATCAAGTCTGCACAACAGCAGCAAAGATTGGCTTACAACAAGTACATGAATTTTCTGTTGCAGCAAGAGAGTGAGCCCCAAAG AATGAGGGCAGCATCAGCGATGATGGGTGATGAATTTCACAAGTTTGGCCTGTTCCATTCTGAAAGGAATGACCTTTTGGTAATGGCAATGGAAGAAAAGGCAAACTCAGCTTCTAGGCAGATATACTTGACATTCCCAGCTGACAGCGCTTTCAAAGATGAAGATGTGTCAAATTATTTTAG CACTTTTGGACCAGTTCAAGATGTCAGGATTCCATATCAGCAGAAGCGAATGTTTGGATTTGTTACATTTGTCCACCCAGAGACTGTGAAGCTTATATTATCTAGGGGGAACCCTCATTTTATTTGTGATTCACGTGTGCTTGTTAAGCCATAcaaggaaaaagggaaaattgcaaacaa CAGGAGGCAACAGCATCTACAGCAACATCTAATGGATAAGGGGGATTTTTCACCCTTTTCTAGCCCTTCTGGGCTTGACCCTAGAGAGCTATATGATCTTCACATTG GAGCAAGAATGCTCTACAATTCACAGGGGATGATGCTGAGAAGAAAGCTGGAGCAGCAGGCTGAGCTTCAACAAACAATTGAACTCCAGGGGAGAAGGTTGATTAATCTGCATCTCCCAGACTTGAGGGGAGATTATGTTCATCATCACCGGCGAAGTCTGTCTGCTGGGACACCAATTTCCGTGCCCCCTCATACTTCTGTTGATATCAATCAAAATCTTACTTCTGAAGTCGAGAATCAAGATATCTTAGAAGATCGGCTAATCAATGGTAGTTGTTTAATATCAGCATGGTATTTAGAGCCTGTCTTGGATAGAGAAGCTTTGCTTCTGCTTAATTCCCATTCTGTTGTGGCAGGCAAATGTGATAGCTCAGCCGCCACCATTGCCTCTACTTTTGCTGTTGCTGAACAGAACCTTCAGCAACAAGTAAATACAACTTGCATTCAGAGCAAAGACACTGTCAATGGTGAGGAGGAGAAAATCTATCCTGAAGGATGTGATGCGAATGAATG A